Proteins co-encoded in one Papaver somniferum cultivar HN1 chromosome 5, ASM357369v1, whole genome shotgun sequence genomic window:
- the LOC113280831 gene encoding uncharacterized protein LOC113280831 — translation MAHNENTPFQLTEGPSHSRRRLYSDSARNPSMRGIQFNPLMVNPSSSRSALVPPVPLSQGERHQPILPTGVTSQHSLSHLEPWRASSSNPSSKRDFSSAFDGLDFSSIFRQSVAKAVDAQTGWFPDIQSPEDFEYQCGVFSLGAKWAYDAVVDNNIRATEAEDQVSVLRSQLAAILASLGEDRRKAEQQGSQLGTILASLEDDRRKADQQSRAFFSRIGSIQVFLEKEMRLREQAYQGQQAVSERVKELEGKMAAVMQGLEQKRAGMDHMVNVNTSLHPDIAAGFEHPLGE, via the exons ATGGCGCATAACGAGAATACTCCATTCCAGTTGACTGAGGGCCCTTCT CATTCAAGGCGTCGTCTGTATTCTGATTCTGCAAGAAACCCATCAATGAGGGGCATTCAATTTAATCCCTTAATGGTAAACCCGAGTTCGAGCCGTTCAGCTCTTGTTCCTCCGGTTCCGTTGTCTCAAGGGGAGCGgcatcaacctatccttcctacCGGTGTTACTTCCCAGCATTCATTAAGTCATTTAGAGCCTTGGCGTGCTTCGTCTAGCAATCCTTCATCTAAGCGGGATTTTTCTTCCGCGTTTGATGGCCTTGATTTTAGTTCTATCTTTAGACAATCGGTGGCAAAGGCCGTAGATGCACAAACTGGATGGTTCCCCGATATCCAATCACCAGAAGACTTCGAGTATCAGTGCGGAGTG TTTTCTCTTGGTGCCAAGTGGGCTTATGATGCAGTGGTTGATAACAATATTCGTGCTACGGAAGCAGAGGATCAGGTATCTGTTCTGCGCTCCCAGTTAGCTGCAATCTTAGCATCTTTAGGGGAGGACCGCAGGAAAGCAGAGCAGCAAGGCTCCCAGTTGGGTACAATCTTAGCATCTTTAGAGGACGACCGCAGAAAAGCAGACCAACAAAGTCGTGCTTTCTTCTCCCGAATAGGCTCAATCCAAGTGTTTTTAGAGAAAGAAATGCGATTGAGGGAGCAAGCTTATCAGGGGCAACAAG CTGTTTCGGAGAGGGTCAAAGAATTAGAGGGGAAAATGGCTGCTGTTATGCAAGGGCTGGAGCAAAAGCGAGCTGGCATGGACCATATGGTGAATGTTAATACGAGCTTGCATCCCGATATTGCGGCAGGTTTTGAACATCCGCTTGGGGAATAA